A single Penaeus vannamei isolate JL-2024 chromosome 22, ASM4276789v1, whole genome shotgun sequence DNA region contains:
- the LOC113822703 gene encoding uncharacterized protein encodes MTEKRLLKLGLEYAKAYNNQIREMIVCDVARQLTPDKFKDYAGPVTYIQHHEVLKPGSTSTPLRIVFDSSAKYMGQSLNSFWAKGPDILNSMMGILLRFRERAIGIAGDLSKMYNSIKLPEMEQHVHGFVWRNFRSDCEPEHYVLMSMGFGEKPSGIIVMLALKHTAELSMGKYPDAASMMISNSYVDDIIHSVDSKEKALQLIRETEEILSDGDLKVKQWIMTGDAGVRTEPDLNILNFFDNVPSDLTKKVVVSQMCSVYDLRGLLLTYTLKAKMLLREAPPSAVDLPMLVIFSDSSSNAYGALAYARWKLKSGTFETTVRAQIQKESHGFRTFIATRIAEVQSKSNPSEWWWVASDHNPADLLTRPNNPSDIKISSLWKYNKLIAVTGRILDMIKLRSLNGIFLRLEPEILKEAEQFWIMQAQKCLSDDWKQKYQRLGPYKTEDGTIMIIILCKLQTKFWVPSARKIIKSVKCNSVTFRRLDFKVEGQSMGQVAAERMNPCPAFYHTATDIFGPFQIRDSVKKRTTGKAYGVIFNCMVSRAVYIDVVDGCDTHSFLKTFRRFRAVHGYPATVHSDLGSQLVSASRELEIAINNWNMSDISEFGANRGLKWIFNRSADGAWQNGVSESLIKSVKRSLSMIIGSSVTT; translated from the exons ATGACGGAAAAAAGATTGTTAAAACTTGGACTAGAATATGCTAAAGCTTATAACAACCAAATAAGAGAGATGATTGTTTGTGATGTTGCACGGCAGTTGACTCCAGATAAATTTAAAGATTATGCTGGTCCTGTTACATATATTCAACATCATGAAGTTCTAAAGCCAGGATCTACATCCACACCACTTAGAATTGTATTTGATTCATCTGCCAAATATATGGGGCAATCTCTAAATAGCTTTTGGGCTAAAGGTCCTGATATTTTGAATTCTATGATGGGTATATTACTGAGATTCCGGGAAAGAGCCATAGGTATAGCAGGCGATCTAAGTAAGATGTATAACAGTATTAAGCTCCCTGAAATGGAGCAACATGTACATGGGTTTGTTTGGAGAAATTTCCGATCTGATTGTGAACCAGAACATTATGTTTTAATGTCTATGGGATTTGGTGAAAAACCTTCTGGAATAATTGTCATGTTAGCTCTTAAACACACTGCAGAATTATCAATGGGAAAATATCCTGATGCAGCCTCCATGATGATATCAAATTCTTATGTGGATGATATTATACATTCTGTTGACAGTAAAGAGAAAGCTTTGCAATTGATTCGAGAAACTGAGGAAATACTCTCAGATGGTGACTTAAAGGTTAAACAGTGGATTATGACTGGTGATGCTG GTGTAAGAACAGAGCCAGATTTAAACATTTTAAATTTCTTTGATAATGTTCCTTCAGATTTAACTAAGAAAGTTGTTGTAAGTCAAATGTGTTCTGTGTATGACCTGCGAGGTTTACTTCTTACTTACACATTGAAAGCCAAAATGTTATTACGTGAAGCT CCACCATCTGCAGTAGATCTGCCCATGCTTGTTATTTTTAGTGATAGTTCATCAAATGCATATGGTGCTTTAGCTTATGCGAGATGGAAATTGAAATCTGGAACATTTGAAA CTACTGTAAGAGCACAGATACAAAAGGAGTCGCATGGCTTTAGAACATTTATAGCAACACGAATAGCAGAAGTCCAGTCTAAGAGCAATCCTAGTGAATGGTGGTGGGTAGCTTCTGATCATAATCCTGCAGATTTACTTACTAGACCTAATAACCCATCAGATATTAAGATCAGTTCATTGTGGAA GTACAACAAACTTATTGCAGTTACTGGTAGGATATTAGATATGATAAAGCTCAGATCCTTAAATGGTATCTTTTTGAGACTTGAACCTGAAATTCTAAAGGAAGCAGAACAATTTTGGATCATGCAAGCACAAAAATGTCTTTCTGATGATTGGAAACAGAAATATCAAAGATTGGGGCCCTATAAAACTGAAGATGGCACAATTATG ATCATAATACTTTGTAAGCTGCAGACAAAGTTTTGGGTTCCTTCTGCTCGTAAAATTATCAAATCAGTGAAATGTAATAGTGTCACATTTAGGAGGCTGGATTTCAAAGTTGAAGGTCAAAGCATGGGCCAGGTTGCTGCTGAGAGAATGAATCCTTGCCCAGCTTTCTATCATACAGCTACAGATATTTTTGGACCATTTCAAATAAGAGACAGTGTGAAGAAAAGGACAACTGGCAAAGCTTATGGCGTCATATTTAATTGTATGGTTTCACGCGCTGTATatattgatgttgttgatggATGTGATACACATAGTTTCTTAAAGACTTTTAGACGCTTCAGGGCTGTACATGGGTATCCAGCTACTGTTCATTCAGACCTAGGGTCTCAGCTAGTATCAGCTAGCAGGGAACTTGAAATAGCAATCAATAACTGGAATATGTCTGACATATCTGAATTTGGAGCAAATCGCGGATTGAAATGGATCTTCAACCGTTCAGCTGATGGAGCATGGCAAAATGGTGTTTCTGAGTCTTTGATTAAATCTGTGAAGAGATCTTTATCCATGATAATTGGATCTAGCGTGACGACATAG